From Synoicihabitans lomoniglobus, the proteins below share one genomic window:
- a CDS encoding 7TM diverse intracellular signaling domain-containing protein, giving the protein MRITEDSWAAMELIGLVGLGWRLSPSEITLAIGAVLIPAGLIAFALGRGQRDRALINYAGYALAIWATFAMQAWVGRPTGEHNLKGISGDFMQLPYAWFYLRFVRAYFKVEQWSPRWSRFYRRLEWAYVLPLALLVMRLVTGWDVASWVILVLNLTNLIASYMLAMRSWLQRREGSGWFIIGVLPLVLAGLLLAVQWAVEPGGSNINGLLPFWLGVVLQLILFMAALAVRRRRTMTGPDSLA; this is encoded by the coding sequence GTGCGAATCACTGAGGATTCATGGGCGGCTATGGAGTTGATCGGATTGGTGGGGTTGGGGTGGCGCCTGAGTCCCAGCGAAATTACATTGGCGATCGGGGCGGTGTTGATTCCGGCCGGTTTGATCGCGTTCGCGCTCGGGCGGGGGCAGCGCGACCGCGCCCTCATCAATTACGCAGGCTACGCGCTGGCGATCTGGGCAACCTTTGCGATGCAGGCGTGGGTGGGTCGGCCGACCGGGGAACACAACCTGAAGGGTATCAGCGGGGATTTCATGCAGTTGCCGTATGCGTGGTTTTACCTGCGGTTTGTGCGGGCTTATTTCAAAGTGGAGCAGTGGTCCCCGCGGTGGAGCCGGTTTTACCGACGACTGGAGTGGGCGTATGTGCTGCCGTTGGCGTTGTTGGTCATGCGTTTGGTGACCGGATGGGACGTGGCGTCCTGGGTTATCCTGGTCCTGAATCTAACCAATTTAATCGCGTCCTACATGCTGGCGATGCGGTCGTGGCTGCAACGGCGGGAAGGCAGCGGTTGGTTTATCATCGGCGTGTTGCCGCTGGTCCTCGCGGGTTTGTTGCTCGCGGTGCAATGGGCGGTGGAGCCGGGAGGTTCGAATATCAATGGATTGTTACCGTTCTGGCTGGGTGTCGTCCTGCAACTGATCTTGTTCATGGCCGCACTCGCCGTCCGTCGTCGGCGCACGATGACCGGGCCGGATTCGCTTGCGTGA
- a CDS encoding TIGR03067 domain-containing protein — protein MAAESVNDFEGDWSVVGGRLGGASIPLPETTLSICADAYVVTSETGRDTGKLVWGDADGPLTVDLIGTTGAHAGNTIKAIARVRGDVMQLCYTVDGSARPDGFDVASGTPVVTVRYRRVRANA, from the coding sequence ATGGCTGCAGAGTCCGTAAATGATTTTGAAGGAGATTGGTCCGTCGTGGGCGGCCGACTGGGAGGGGCATCCATTCCGCTGCCCGAAACGACGCTCTCCATCTGCGCGGACGCCTACGTTGTGACGTCGGAGACGGGTCGTGATACCGGAAAATTGGTTTGGGGTGACGCCGATGGTCCGTTGACGGTCGATCTCATAGGCACCACCGGAGCGCACGCGGGCAACACCATCAAGGCGATCGCGCGGGTGCGCGGTGACGTCATGCAGCTCTGCTATACCGTGGATGGCAGCGCGCGGCCTGATGGATTCGACGTCGCTTCCGGGACACCCGTGGTGACGGTGCGCTACCGTCGCGTCCGTGCGAACGCGTAG
- a CDS encoding VOC family protein: MPPKISALPFFVYPVSDMDRACTFYRDVLGLVEGDRWGDEWVEFGLTEPAPGPVLALATDMAGCTPGAQGGAVAIETPNFDAMVTHLKTHGVTFAMEPEKTSVCHFARFHDPDGNHLVLHRIHA; encoded by the coding sequence ATGCCCCCTAAAATTTCTGCACTTCCGTTTTTTGTCTACCCGGTCAGCGACATGGATCGCGCCTGCACCTTTTACCGCGATGTGCTCGGCCTCGTCGAAGGCGACCGCTGGGGAGATGAGTGGGTCGAGTTCGGACTCACCGAGCCCGCCCCGGGTCCGGTGCTCGCCCTCGCCACCGACATGGCGGGCTGCACGCCCGGTGCGCAAGGCGGCGCGGTCGCCATCGAAACGCCCAATTTCGACGCCATGGTGACGCATCTCAAAACGCACGGCGTCACTTTCGCGATGGAGCCGGAAAAAACCTCCGTCTGCCACTTTGCCCGATTCCACGATCCGGATGGCAACCACCTCGTGTTGCACCGCATCCACGCCTAG
- a CDS encoding DNA topoisomerase IV subunit B, translating into MAAEHNYTEASIKTLSALEHIRLRPGMYIGRLGNGAHAEDGIYVLIKETIDNCIDEYTMGFGKRIEVHLAERTVCVRDYGRGIPLGKLIDCVSIINTGAKYDSNTFQKSVGLNGVGQKAVNALSISYRAQSVRDGKCKLVEFERGTIAQEHRVSASDERNGTYIEFTPDEKLFGEKFAFRHEFIEELLWNYAYLNRGLTLNFNGKNFKSDGGLSDLLKKKLTGETLYPIVHIEADDIEVALTHGGHYGEEYYSFVNGQHTTMGGTHLAAFREGLVSTIRGFFGKQYDAADIRQSVVAAVSIRVQEPIFESQTKTKLGSTELGPKGPTIRQFITSFMQQHLDNWLHRNPDAAETLRKKIEASERERKELSGIRNLAKERAKKANLHNKKLRDCRMHLGTKDKRGEESTIFIVEGDSAAGSLTACRDVQTQAVFALKGKPLNTFGLSKKVIYENEEFHLLQSALNIEDGLDGLRYNKVVIATDADVDGMHIRLLLISFFVKFFPEIITNGHMSVLETPLFRVRTKKKTMYCYSEAEKQSALHELGKAAEITRFKGLGEVSPGEFKDFIGLGIRLEPVSLAHVHDTDKLLGFYMGKNTPDRQGFIIDNLRMEKDLVEA; encoded by the coding sequence ATGGCCGCCGAGCACAACTACACCGAAGCATCAATCAAGACCCTCTCCGCCCTGGAGCACATCCGGCTTCGTCCCGGCATGTATATTGGTCGATTGGGCAACGGAGCTCATGCTGAGGACGGCATCTATGTGCTGATCAAGGAGACAATCGATAACTGCATCGATGAATACACCATGGGATTCGGCAAGCGCATCGAAGTGCACCTCGCCGAACGGACCGTCTGTGTGCGCGACTACGGCCGCGGCATTCCGTTGGGCAAGTTGATCGACTGTGTTTCGATCATTAACACCGGCGCGAAATACGATTCCAACACGTTCCAAAAGTCGGTTGGCCTCAATGGCGTGGGCCAGAAAGCCGTCAACGCGTTGTCCATCTCCTACCGCGCCCAGTCGGTGCGCGACGGCAAATGCAAGCTGGTCGAATTTGAGCGCGGCACGATCGCGCAGGAGCATCGCGTCTCGGCTTCCGACGAGCGTAATGGCACTTACATCGAGTTCACGCCCGACGAGAAACTCTTCGGCGAGAAGTTCGCCTTTCGTCACGAGTTTATCGAGGAACTGCTCTGGAATTACGCCTACCTCAACCGCGGGCTTACGCTCAATTTCAACGGCAAGAACTTCAAATCCGACGGCGGACTCTCCGACTTGCTCAAGAAGAAGCTCACCGGCGAGACGCTCTACCCCATCGTCCACATCGAGGCCGATGACATCGAGGTCGCGCTCACCCACGGTGGCCACTACGGCGAAGAGTATTACTCGTTCGTCAATGGCCAGCACACCACCATGGGCGGCACCCACCTGGCCGCATTTCGCGAAGGTCTGGTCAGCACGATCCGGGGGTTTTTCGGCAAGCAATACGACGCTGCCGATATCCGTCAGTCCGTGGTCGCGGCGGTGTCGATTCGCGTCCAGGAGCCTATCTTCGAATCGCAGACCAAGACCAAGCTCGGCTCGACTGAACTCGGCCCGAAAGGCCCGACCATTCGCCAGTTCATCACGAGTTTCATGCAGCAGCACCTCGACAACTGGCTGCATCGCAACCCCGATGCCGCCGAGACGTTGCGGAAGAAAATCGAGGCCAGCGAACGCGAGCGCAAGGAGCTGTCGGGCATCCGCAATCTGGCCAAGGAGCGCGCCAAAAAAGCCAATCTGCACAACAAGAAGCTGCGCGACTGCCGCATGCATCTCGGCACGAAGGACAAGCGCGGCGAAGAGAGCACCATTTTCATTGTGGAGGGCGATTCCGCCGCCGGTTCACTCACCGCGTGTCGCGACGTGCAGACCCAGGCGGTATTCGCCCTGAAGGGGAAGCCGCTCAACACGTTCGGGCTTTCCAAAAAAGTCATCTATGAGAACGAGGAGTTTCACCTCCTGCAGAGCGCGCTCAACATCGAGGACGGCCTCGACGGATTGCGTTACAACAAAGTCGTGATCGCGACCGACGCCGACGTCGACGGCATGCACATTCGTCTCCTGTTGATCTCGTTCTTCGTGAAGTTCTTTCCCGAGATCATCACCAACGGCCACATGTCGGTCTTGGAAACGCCGCTCTTCCGCGTGCGCACCAAGAAGAAGACGATGTATTGCTACTCCGAAGCGGAGAAACAATCGGCGCTGCACGAACTCGGCAAAGCGGCCGAGATCACCCGCTTCAAAGGTCTCGGCGAAGTCAGCCCGGGCGAATTCAAAGACTTCATTGGCCTGGGCATCCGCCTCGAACCCGTGAGTCTCGCCCACGTGCATGACACCGACAAGCTCCTCGGCTTTTACATGGGCAAGAACACCCCCGACCGCCAGGGCTTCATCATCGACAACCTCCGCATGGAGAAGGATCTGGTCGAGGCGTAG
- a CDS encoding PQQ-binding-like beta-propeller repeat protein, with amino-acid sequence MPALSFAFFRSRLWLLPLLLLATQLHAVEQLWSAKLKEKPTWNSLTALGTLIVGTKGAVQSYDPDTGELMWQREDLDKTSAFNAREVPGAPYLLCNHSSGIAGSKVRLLAVDYLTGETVWEAEQIQGQYLATYPIPEHGIAIFVFNGWGATKDDQGMIMRAHDLLTGETKWQTKYGKANAVALHYADGSGKFAPRMDLSGYHDPVVEGDIAYLGFQGVEALDLNNGEIKWEREFKPGAKDLKRTYAPIRIDGDRLYAAGGGSVYAINKSDGSVIWESDRISSYAGLFKSRDNAIVSQVEPINGKVFIRFGGNFSNGQTVMLREPLGVAAFDAATGEEAFKFAKPKEGITNLMMLPETNTVLFADANSLYGLDVSGETVTEKFEVEIEFKRKMGGGDIAKIGLGALGGLRGLAKGAMSSSKSRLDVPVAIIRRDGHIVVVGNQHLMGYDPIAQDLKWSTYYAAPGNGLTDSVLFAVTALAATAGNAQAMSASSYSSSQYSSGVNNVHSALDRYNRVAGKRKAATKSDGGYSYVLTKVEEGRKKGIGLMGISLETGEGDKQVILGDKKPDYVVDEGLNRLFYFKGGKQLIAYGL; translated from the coding sequence ATGCCTGCTCTCTCCTTTGCTTTTTTTCGCAGCCGACTTTGGTTGCTTCCCCTGCTCCTGCTCGCGACTCAGCTTCACGCGGTCGAACAACTTTGGTCCGCCAAACTGAAGGAGAAGCCCACCTGGAACTCCCTCACCGCGCTCGGCACGCTCATCGTCGGCACCAAGGGCGCCGTGCAGTCCTACGACCCCGACACCGGCGAGCTGATGTGGCAGCGCGAGGACCTCGACAAGACCAGCGCGTTCAATGCCCGTGAGGTGCCGGGCGCGCCCTATCTGTTGTGCAACCATTCTTCCGGCATTGCGGGCTCCAAGGTGCGCCTCCTCGCCGTCGACTACCTGACGGGCGAGACCGTCTGGGAAGCGGAGCAGATCCAGGGGCAATACCTTGCAACGTATCCGATTCCCGAACACGGCATCGCGATCTTTGTTTTCAATGGCTGGGGCGCGACCAAGGACGATCAAGGCATGATCATGCGGGCCCACGATCTCCTCACCGGCGAAACCAAGTGGCAGACCAAATACGGCAAGGCCAACGCGGTCGCGCTGCACTATGCGGATGGTTCGGGCAAATTCGCCCCGCGCATGGATCTGTCCGGCTACCATGATCCGGTGGTCGAGGGCGACATTGCCTATCTCGGTTTCCAAGGCGTCGAAGCGCTCGACCTCAACAATGGTGAAATCAAATGGGAACGGGAATTCAAACCCGGGGCCAAAGACTTGAAGCGCACCTATGCGCCGATTCGGATCGATGGCGACCGACTCTATGCCGCCGGTGGTGGCAGCGTTTATGCCATCAATAAATCCGATGGCAGCGTCATCTGGGAAAGCGATCGCATTTCCAGTTATGCGGGTCTCTTCAAATCCCGTGACAACGCCATCGTATCCCAGGTCGAGCCGATCAACGGCAAGGTGTTCATCCGCTTTGGGGGCAATTTTTCCAACGGCCAAACCGTGATGTTGCGCGAGCCGCTCGGTGTCGCGGCCTTCGATGCGGCGACGGGCGAGGAGGCCTTCAAATTCGCCAAGCCCAAGGAAGGCATCACCAACCTGATGATGCTGCCCGAGACCAACACGGTGCTCTTTGCCGATGCCAACAGTCTCTACGGGCTCGATGTTTCGGGCGAAACGGTGACCGAAAAGTTCGAGGTCGAGATCGAGTTCAAGCGCAAGATGGGTGGCGGCGACATTGCCAAAATCGGTCTCGGTGCCCTCGGCGGTCTGCGCGGTCTCGCCAAGGGGGCGATGTCCTCCAGCAAGTCCCGTCTCGACGTGCCGGTGGCGATCATTCGGCGGGACGGTCACATCGTCGTCGTCGGCAACCAGCATTTGATGGGTTACGATCCGATCGCTCAGGATTTGAAGTGGTCGACGTATTACGCCGCGCCGGGCAATGGGCTCACCGATTCCGTGCTCTTTGCCGTGACCGCTCTCGCCGCCACGGCAGGCAACGCTCAGGCCATGTCGGCCTCATCCTACAGTTCGAGCCAATACAGCAGCGGAGTGAACAACGTTCACAGTGCGCTTGATCGCTACAACCGGGTGGCCGGCAAACGCAAAGCCGCCACGAAGTCTGACGGCGGTTATTCCTACGTGCTCACCAAGGTCGAAGAAGGCCGCAAGAAAGGCATCGGTTTGATGGGCATTTCCCTCGAGACCGGGGAAGGGGACAAGCAGGTCATTCTCGGCGACAAGAAACCCGACTACGTGGTCGATGAAGGCCTCAATCGCCTCTTC